In a genomic window of Rhinolophus ferrumequinum isolate MPI-CBG mRhiFer1 chromosome 2, mRhiFer1_v1.p, whole genome shotgun sequence:
- the POU1F1 gene encoding pituitary-specific positive transcription factor 1, whose amino-acid sequence MSCQPFTSAETFIPLNSESSATLPLIMHHSAAECLPVSNHATNVMSTATGLHYSVPSCHYGNQPSTYGVMAGSLTPCLYKFPDHTLSHGFPPMHQPLLAEDPTAADFKQELRRKSKLVEEPIDMDSPEIRELEKFANEFKVRRIKLGYTQTNVGEALAAVHGSEFSQTTICRFENLQLSFKNACKLKAILSKWLEEAEQVGALYNEKAGVNERKRKRRTTISIAAKDALERHFGEQNKPSSQEIMRMAEELNLEKEVVRVWFCNRRQREKRVKTSLNQSLFTISKENLECR is encoded by the exons ATGAGTTGCCAACCTTTTACTTCGGCTGAAACTTTTATACCTCTGAATTCTGAGTCTTCTGCCACTCTGCCTCTGATAATGCATCACAGCGCTGCCGAGTGCCTACCAGTCTCCAACCATGCCACCAATGTGATGTCTACAG CCACAGGACTTCATTATTCCGTTCCTTCCTGTCATTATGGGAACCAGCCGTCAACCTATGGAGTGATGGCAG GTAGCTTAACCCCTTGTCTTTATAAGTTTCCTGACCATACCTTGAGTCATGGATTCCCTCCCATGCACCAGCCTCTCCTGGCAGAGGACCCCACAGCTGCTGATTTCAAGCAGGAACTCAGGCGGAAAAGTAAATTAGTTGAAGAGCCAATAGACATGGATTCTCCGGAAATTCGAGAGCTTGAAAAGTTTGCCaatgaatttaaagtgagaaGAATTAAGTTAG GATACACCCAAACAAATGTTGGGGAGGCTCTGGCAGCTGTGCATGGCTCTGAATTCAGTCAAACAACTATCTGCCGATTTGAAAACCTGCAGCTCAGCTTTAAAAATGCATGCAAGCTGAAAGCAATATTATCAAAATGGCTGGAGGAAGCTGAACAAGTGGGAG CTTTATACAATGAAAAAGCGGGAGTAAATGAAAGGAAACGGAAACGGAGAACAACTATAAG TATTGCTGCTAAGGACGCTCTGGAGAGACACTTTGGAGAACAGAATAAACCTTCCTCTCAAGAGATCATGCGGATGGCTGAAGAATTgaatcttgagaaagaagtaGTAAGAGTTTGGTTTTGCAacagaaggcagagagaaaaacgGGTGAAAACAAGTCTGAATCAGAGTTTATTTACTATTTCCAAGGAGAATCTTGAGTGCAGATAA